The Vitis vinifera cultivar Pinot Noir 40024 chromosome 1, ASM3070453v1 DNA segment AATCGTCTCTATAGGAATGTAAACTAGAGCTCTCTTTGAAAGATAGAATTGTTGGGATAGAGCTCTTAAAAATATGACAAGatgtaataataaatgaaattcattATGACATGatcaaaattcaaatcaagAGTGAGAGACAAAATGGTAATAAGCCCGATTACTAAAGGAGCTTGTAGAGAAACATCTTAATTTGAGATAAAAAGTAGtggattttattgttttatgttgatgataacttaaaataattttttgggatttttttatttttgataattttatttaggtaaacatttaaaaaaaagttcaataaCTAAAATGGgaaaatcatgttttgatttACTTGAAATTTGCTTCTATTGCTaaataacttaaagtcaattatTAATGGAGGTCAAATGGCGATTCATTAGCTTAAcatgatcaattttttattgCAAAGGATTAGCAAGAAGAATAAAGTGAGTAAAAGTCTAACTACCACATAAATCATACCAAACCTTTTGAGATCAGATCGataatggaaggaaaaaaaaaaaaagattgaaggGTTACAGTAAAAGAAGACAAAGGGGGTCATACCCAAAAGCCACTTAAGGgcatgataattattttataccTTCAGCTCCAATACTAAAAATGCAAATAACTCAAACTAATTTCTTGTAATTAgaaagttaccaattaccaaatatttattcaaaataaataaaaatacaatataaaaatatcataggAATCAAGTTTATTTTAGGTAGGTCATGATCTTATTTATTAGGTAAAGACCCCTCTAATTAATTTCTTTGCCTTAAACTTACAAAGTTTCTTAAAACAAGATTAACATACTTTTTACTTTTAGCCATTAAACTATACAGCTCAACCAAGTGTGTAAGCTAATTTCTTGTTGCTTTTGGATAAACttcactttttctatttttagaatcataaaatagtaataaattttaCGTAAAATATAAAAGCTTTATGAGACTTATATTGAAAAAGGttacattaaattttaaaactatttgaaaaaaaaattaaggcattaagaaaaaaaatttctatctcaaattttaaaatttttttaaaagtgatttttaaagatataagataaatttacatttttttcgtataaaatattctattttttatacagaagttttaattttaaaaacaagaagcaAAAATTGTATTAATTCCATGTGTTAATGGTTTATAATGCTTTCATTCTATGTGGTTTGTAGAGCCGTAAGAGGTGAGGTTATGTTGTATCCTCTCCATGTTAAAAGCTCTTCAAAACAACACTCCTTTCTCCAAATCCGCTCCCCCGTCTCTAACAAATTAATCCATGGGTTCGTTTGCTGATGGTGCTGATCATGCAATGGTTAATTTGAATGgagatataatatattttttttcacttatttattttttgtaattcttgtggaataaaataatttctttttaagttGACCGTTTACGCATATAATTGACAATGTAAAGAAGCCCATGACCTACTTATGCTACAAATACTTTCCTGAAAATATTAAGACAAAAAAGCTACACTTCTTGTAATAGGGACACCAACCCGAACTGGTTATTACCTCCCGAACAATGACAACTTTGGactattaagttaaaactcaTACTTGTTTCAAGGGTTACCCCCTAAACTAAACTATTGACTCGTCATTTGACTATAAATACGGATCATAACTTCATTATAagtttctttattattttttattttttattttttagacgATAaggaaattattataaattttattttcatattgaatcattattaattagttttattattaaagaaaGGTAGTTCTAAATATCTATTTTTCAAACATATGAGAGATCATTCACATTGCATTTTAGGATCTAGCAttaattagatatatttttaatataaataaattttatgtaacaATAGAATATTttgtacaaaaatatattttttattttatatctttcaaaaactttaaaattacgtatggcaaaaaatattttttgatacttcaatatttttagacaattttaaaatcataatattttttatgtaaatttaaaaaaaaatcttatatcttatataaaagctattattgtattttaactttaaaaacaaaaaatataaagtataTTGAGATATACACTTCCCTTTAATATTAATTACTTGTATATATCAAGAAGTCTTCCACAGCTTGTAAAGGAATTTAGACTTATAATAGGACGGACAATCTAGTTTCTATCTTATTCTGGTGGCCACTCAATTCAACCGGTGAACATTATGATAAATCATTATTACAATATCGACTTCTCCTCCAATGACAACCCGCCTCCGAAAGGATGATGTGTTTCTTTAAAGACCACTTGTTTTTTAATCTCTGGTTGGTCGGGGTTGTTAGGTCCCAGATGTAGACGGCATCAAATTAGGTCCAGTTATAGAAAATTTGGAGAGATTGAAGTCCTTGGCCTATTTTAGATCCACATAGGGTCAGGGCTAACTTGAGTTGAAATGTTACATGGCCCCATcttgttataaaaatttataatattcatttatttataaattatatttatttttatatattaaaaaaataaaaaaacttaaacatTTTAGAAATGACATTTCTATACAAACCTCACCACCcctatttaatttatcatttttgctaaaatagatataaataaatatgatcaGTTATAACAGAACACCTATCTTACTGTCATCTCTACACAAATCTTTTAAGAATCTTTAAAGAATGGTGAATAAATAGCCTTTTCGAATCCTCATAATATCAAGTTTTGACTTGTGatgtatttttttccttcatcaaACGATAAattataagatattttatattacTCCAATGACTCAAATTATGAAGATTGTGTTAGTattgttgattttctttaatctattagaattattttaataaccTAATAGTGATTGAATGAGTCTTTACTTTAATTTATTAGGATTTCgaattgttattttattattaggctattataattttctatatgccatgaagaataattaaaacatatataaaatatccttctcataaaaataaaaaaatattttacatgttACACTTGGTAtcaaagataatttaaaacacaAACCAATAATAAGACAATCCAaccccaatttctaaattttggtaaaaaaaaaacataattttaaaattttggaggATTCATATGCAACTGTTATTTCAATATCAAGATCTTTGAGGTGTTCTTGATCAAGAATTTGGGATATCAACGAATTAAGCAAAACTCACACAAATATTAAAGATAGTTGGACaaattttagagaaaaagaaCAAGATTTAAAGGCTCCTCTTTATAGCTACTAATTGATAGAAgtacttatattttttaaaagattctGAATGTAAATACAACAAAAGATGTCTATGATGTCCTCATTAATAATAGTAAATGAGGACAAATGTGAAAGAAATCCAACAACAAATCTTTGAAAAGTCAATGTAGGCTATactaaatagagaaaatatttagAGTTTTTCATAGACattattttttggtaattaGATGAAAACTAATAGCCACAAAATCCAAATTTCTAAGTTATggagatatttaaaaaaaaaaaatctaatcatATGGTTGAGTGCAACATGATAACCTTTAAAGAATTGAAAGAGCTTAATACCATGATATTATAGGTTTCTTGCAAGCCCATGGATAATAGTTGGATTAAAACTCTCAAATCAAGGTGAAAGCATTACAAAGCTAAATTGTCTTACAAGGTAAAAAACAAAGTGTTAAGATAATCTTGAATCGAGTAATGAAGGTCAAAATTTATACAACAAGGAACAATGAAATTTCGTATCATGTTAGAAATGAGGAAAAGATAGTGATTCAATTCAAACAACAATAAATATCATATTCAATGTTAGACTTGTAAAATATATGATCATTACAAATCCAAGCATAAAGctaaaaaaccaaataagagaaaattttagAGTAATgagataaaattgaaatttttttaatgcacattatattaattatatgtgTAGTACTAAGGAGATGAGTCGTTTTACTTTTGAGGTGAACCTTGGGAAATGATATAATAATGCTATTACGTTTGATTGCATAGTCGTTTTACaacatttccaaaaaaatttactaagaaATATAAAGTATACACTTcgaaatttttaagaaaaatgaagagttattttaaaatgtttgatAGTAAAATTATGGTACAGGTAGACTGGTGGCAGGGAACACTATTTCTTTGTGGGCTGGGGCAAGAACCTCTTGGCTAGAGATTCTACCTCTCCGCACACCAGCTTATATGAACTACTTTTTGGCATTGATTGACGACATTTGCtttatggggaaaaaaatttatgagCAGAGCCATCTCAAAACTTTGGATATTCAACTGGACGTGAGAAAAAGAGTATACAATTATTCAAAGTTGACGAGCTATTCATTGGGGATTGCCCTCCCCTAAATTCCTTCCCACGTTTATCAAATGGTAATTGATCACAAAAAGGTTCAATTCATTCACAAATATGACTCTTCTCTAGTCAATTGGGAGTGGCGCTCAGCCATACTCATTTTAATCAGAATTGAATCTCCTCATCCCACAGTTCCACGAGAGACCTGTAGGGGCCTTCATCGCTAATGAATTCCAGAGCTGGAACCCCTTTAAATTGCTGAATTTGATCTATTTTCTGTATATCCTCCGCTGTTAGCTCCCAATCGAATATCGCTAGattctctttcattctttccttgttgAAACTCTTCACGACAACACTCACACCTTGTTCGTATATCCACCTCAAACAAACCTTCAAAATCAACACGACCAAATTCAAATTGTGGCAAAAACAATCACCACCAAGTTAAAcaaatcagtttttttttttttttgaaaaaataaattatgatcaTGGAGGCCAAGAAAAAAGCACATTGGATACCCAGACTTTGTGGGGTAGCTTTTGGATTCTCAATCAACACATACTATATCTCCACCGCAACATTTAAGAAAAAGCATATCTTTATGTCATTGGTTTTGCATTAACAGAAGCAGTCCCATCAAgatatgaaaaaggaaaaaagatagacaaaataaaataaaatctaccATCAATTGATGCATCCAGTAAATATGAATTGCGAAAAAGGGTCAACTTGTTAGTGAGTTTCAGCCGAACCAGTTATTCCTAATTGGAAAATTTGGAAGGAACTGATGTAGAAGAAAGCAAGAAGCTGTTGGATTATGTCCTTTCAATCTTTATGGCAGCACTTCTATTATATACTTAAAAATGGCAATTTTTATGGCTCGAGAATTTTACCTGAGCAATCGTTTTGCCTCTTGCTTGGGCAATTTCTTTCAGGACTTGACATTCCATAACTCTGTCACCTCCCCACGGTGTTCCTCTGGCACCCAAAGGAGAGTAGGCCGTGATGTGGATTCCTTTCTCTGTACAGAACTCCCTAAGCTTCTTCTGCTGCCAAAGTGGGTTCATCTCCACCTTCCCAAACAGTTGTTATGATTAGtggtttttttcttaaaaagattAGTCGATTTGTTTATTTCTTGATACACCCATGCTTCTCATCTTATAAAAAGTTCAACTATATGAAAGGAAAATTCAATGTTACTGAAGCACAACACTTCCGGCAGAGCTGCCTGAAATGAAACACTCACTTGATTGACGGCCGGAGGGATTGTGGCTATGCGGAGCAAGTCATCAAGCTTTTTGCTTGAGAAGTTGCTTACACCTATTGCTTTGGTGAGACCGAGCTTCTGACAGTCTTCCAGGTCTTTCCAAACGGACGCATAATCCATGGGGAGAAGGTCCTCCTTCTTCACGGGAAACTCAAAATTTCCAGGCTTCATGCTTAGTGGCCAATGAATGAGATAGAGATCAAGGTACTCCAGTTCAAGATTCCTACATAAACCAAAcccaaaatgaaaaattaatagagAAGAAAGATCAAATATGCGAAGTAATTGATGGTATAGCTAGAGAAAAGAATATGATAAGAAGTGTTTGGTTTATTACTTGAGTGTTTGTTGCAGTGTAGGAAGGACGCAGTGGGGGTGTGCTTTGTTTCCCCAAAGCTTTGACGTGACAAAAAGCTCATCCCGCGAATTAATGAGCCCAATCTGTAAAGCCTTTTTTATGGCTTCACCAAGGGGTTTCTCGGAGTTGTAAACAGAAGCTGTGTCGAAGTGTCGATAGCCAACCTTT contains these protein-coding regions:
- the LOC100247586 gene encoding non-functional NADPH-dependent codeinone reductase 2 yields the protein MGSIPEKALGSTGKAIPLVGMGTAVYRSAPSETKDSVLHAIKVGYRHFDTASVYNSEKPLGEAIKKALQIGLINSRDELFVTSKLWGNKAHPHCVLPTLQQTLKNLELEYLDLYLIHWPLSMKPGNFEFPVKKEDLLPMDYASVWKDLEDCQKLGLTKAIGVSNFSSKKLDDLLRIATIPPAVNQVEMNPLWQQKKLREFCTEKGIHITAYSPLGARGTPWGGDRVMECQVLKEIAQARGKTIAQVCLRWIYEQGVSVVVKSFNKERMKENLAIFDWELTAEDIQKIDQIQQFKGVPALEFISDEGPYRSLVELWDEEIQF